A region from the Sulfitobacter sp. D7 genome encodes:
- a CDS encoding GatB/YqeY domain-containing protein: MSLRMRISDALKQAMKDKAADRLSTLRLINAAIKDKDIAARANGTDEGVSDAEVLGILSKMAKQRQESARAYEEGGRLDLAEREREEVEVIEEFLPRQLSVTETSAAVDKAVADVGATSIRDMGKVMGLLKERYTGQMDFGAVGPVIKDRLS; the protein is encoded by the coding sequence ATGTCATTGCGGATGCGCATCTCGGATGCTTTGAAACAGGCCATGAAAGACAAGGCGGCGGACCGGCTTTCGACGCTGCGGCTTATCAATGCCGCGATCAAGGACAAGGACATCGCCGCCCGGGCCAACGGCACGGATGAGGGCGTGTCGGATGCCGAGGTGCTGGGCATTCTCAGCAAGATGGCCAAGCAGCGTCAGGAATCGGCGCGCGCCTATGAAGAGGGCGGGCGTCTGGACCTTGCGGAGCGGGAGCGCGAAGAAGTCGAGGTGATCGAAGAGTTCCTGCCACGGCAGCTGAGCGTCACCGAAACCTCTGCCGCGGTGGATAAGGCCGTGGCCGATGTCGGCGCGACCTCAATCCGCGACATGGGCAAGGTCATGGGGCTGCTGAAAGAGCGCTATACTGGCCAGATGGATTTTGGCGCGGTGGGGCCGGTCATCAAAGACCGCCTGAGCTGA
- a CDS encoding Lrp/AsnC family transcriptional regulator encodes MIELDEIDRALLRALARDATQSASALGRRLGLSQPATWRRIRRLEEGGAIAGRRLRLNPEALGFGVTVFLGIKLATRGRVSLEDFERAVSAIPEVQTVEHVLGLFDYRLRVVARDLPDFERVLRRRIMTLPGAGEVEANVLLSEERLPGPL; translated from the coding sequence GTGATTGAGCTTGATGAGATTGACCGCGCCTTGCTGCGCGCTTTGGCGCGGGATGCCACACAGAGTGCGAGCGCATTGGGACGGCGGTTGGGCCTGTCGCAGCCTGCGACGTGGCGGCGGATCAGGCGGTTGGAAGAGGGCGGCGCGATTGCCGGGCGGCGGCTGCGGTTGAATCCCGAGGCATTGGGTTTTGGCGTGACCGTTTTTTTGGGTATCAAACTGGCCACGCGGGGGCGGGTGAGTTTGGAGGATTTCGAGCGGGCGGTGAGTGCCATTCCCGAAGTGCAGACGGTGGAGCACGTCTTGGGGCTTTTCGACTACCGGCTGCGGGTCGTGGCGCGGGATTTGCCCGATTTCGAGCGTGTGCTGAGGCGGCGGATCATGACGCTGCCCGGCGCGGGGGAGGTGGAGGCCAATGTGCTTTTGAGCGAGGAGCGTCTGCCGGGGCCGCTTTAG
- a CDS encoding aminotransferase class V-fold PLP-dependent enzyme has protein sequence MALLDTVDPTGLDEFSVVFTDRSLNHMSAEFQQVMRDLSGWLGEVYNADAVALVPGGGTYAMEAVARQFARGQDVLVVRNGWFSYRWSQIIESADLTKSAEVMKARMQGNASPAPFAPAPIEEVTAAIRDGKPQVVFAPHVETSSGMILPDDYIKEMAAAAHEVGALMVLDCIASGCVWVDMKALGVDVLISAPQKGWSASPSAGLMMMSARAEARLNETTSDSFAIDLRKWRDIMKAYEAGGHAYHATMPTDALRLFRDTVKETRDYGFDRLKEAQWRLGEAVRQALAARGVTSVAADGFAAPGVVVGYTADPDVQNGKAFAAHGMQIAAGVPLQVGEPDDFRTFRLGLFGLDKLYDVDATVARLTAVLDEVL, from the coding sequence ATGGCATTGCTCGACACGGTAGACCCCACGGGGCTTGATGAATTCAGCGTGGTCTTTACCGACCGTTCGCTCAACCACATGTCAGCGGAATTTCAGCAGGTCATGCGCGACCTCTCGGGCTGGCTGGGCGAAGTGTACAACGCCGACGCTGTGGCGCTGGTGCCCGGCGGCGGTACCTATGCGATGGAGGCCGTGGCCCGACAATTCGCGCGCGGCCAAGACGTGTTGGTGGTACGCAACGGGTGGTTTTCCTACCGTTGGAGCCAGATCATTGAGAGCGCCGATCTTACCAAGAGTGCCGAGGTGATGAAGGCGCGGATGCAGGGCAACGCCAGCCCCGCGCCCTTTGCGCCCGCGCCGATTGAAGAGGTCACCGCAGCTATTCGCGACGGGAAACCGCAGGTCGTGTTTGCACCGCATGTGGAGACTAGCTCGGGCATGATCCTGCCGGATGACTACATCAAAGAAATGGCTGCGGCGGCGCATGAAGTGGGTGCGCTGATGGTGCTTGATTGCATCGCCTCGGGCTGTGTCTGGGTGGATATGAAGGCGCTTGGGGTCGATGTGTTGATCTCGGCCCCGCAGAAAGGGTGGAGCGCGTCGCCTTCCGCTGGGCTGATGATGATGTCCGCGCGGGCAGAAGCGCGGTTGAATGAGACCACATCGGACAGTTTCGCCATCGATCTGCGCAAGTGGCGCGACATCATGAAAGCCTATGAGGCGGGGGGGCATGCCTATCATGCGACCATGCCGACGGATGCGCTGCGGCTGTTCCGTGATACAGTGAAAGAGACCCGCGATTATGGGTTCGACCGGTTGAAAGAAGCGCAGTGGCGTTTGGGGGAAGCGGTGCGGCAGGCGCTGGCCGCACGGGGGGTGACTTCGGTTGCTGCTGACGGGTTTGCCGCGCCGGGCGTGGTGGTCGGCTACACCGCCGATCCGGATGTGCAAAACGGCAAGGCCTTTGCCGCTCATGGCATGCAGATTGCAGCGGGCGTGCCGTTGCAGGTGGGAGAGCCGGATGATTTCCGCACCTTCCGTCTGGGGCTGTTCGGGCTGGATAAGCTTTATGACGTTGACGCCACCGTGGCACGGTTGACGGCTGTGCTCGACGAGGTTTTGTAA
- a CDS encoding UbiH/UbiF family hydroxylase, with the protein MTFDCDILISGGGIAGLTAAAAFGAAGFDVICVDPTPPVTDGAAEGADMRSTALLQPSRLLLEDAGLWDRLAPHAAPLQIMRIVDAGGDDPSPRVTREFDAADISDAPFGWNFPNWLLRREILARLNALPNVDFRPGTGTTTLFTRSSEARVGLSDGSRIKTRLVIAADGRNSPMRDAAGIEVTTRRYGQKALAFCVTHPIPHENVSTEVHRSGGPFTLVPLPDRDGMPCSAVVWMDDGPATQARATLDTAAFEAEATARSANLFGPLTLASPRALWPIISQEAKRLSAERVALVAEAAHVLPPIGAQGLNMSLTDLATLLDLARKSPEKLGDAEMLEAYHKARHTDISLRVRGIDLLNRASQASSPLARDARAAALNALYALPQVRKMLMQMGLGLRR; encoded by the coding sequence ATGACCTTTGATTGCGATATTCTGATTTCCGGTGGCGGCATCGCCGGACTGACCGCCGCCGCCGCTTTTGGCGCGGCGGGTTTCGACGTGATCTGCGTCGATCCCACACCGCCCGTCACCGACGGCGCGGCCGAGGGCGCCGACATGCGCTCCACCGCGCTGCTGCAACCATCCCGTCTGCTCTTGGAAGACGCCGGACTATGGGACCGCCTCGCCCCACATGCCGCCCCTTTGCAGATCATGCGGATCGTCGATGCGGGGGGCGATGACCCGAGCCCCCGCGTCACCCGCGAGTTCGACGCCGCCGATATCTCAGATGCCCCCTTCGGCTGGAACTTCCCAAATTGGCTGCTGCGCCGCGAGATTTTGGCCCGCCTGAACGCGCTGCCCAATGTCGATTTTCGCCCCGGCACTGGCACCACCACGCTCTTCACCCGCAGCTCCGAGGCCCGTGTCGGTCTCAGCGATGGCAGCCGCATCAAAACGCGACTGGTGATCGCCGCCGATGGGCGGAACAGCCCAATGCGCGATGCCGCCGGGATCGAAGTCACCACCCGCCGCTACGGCCAAAAGGCGCTGGCCTTTTGCGTGACACACCCCATCCCGCATGAGAATGTTTCGACCGAAGTACACCGCTCCGGCGGCCCCTTCACCCTCGTCCCCCTGCCCGACCGCGACGGCATGCCCTGCTCCGCCGTGGTTTGGATGGACGACGGTCCCGCGACCCAAGCCCGCGCCACGCTGGATACCGCTGCCTTTGAGGCCGAAGCGACGGCGCGCTCAGCCAATCTTTTCGGGCCGCTGACCCTCGCCAGCCCCCGCGCGCTTTGGCCGATCATCAGCCAAGAGGCCAAGCGCCTCTCCGCCGAACGGGTGGCATTGGTGGCTGAGGCCGCCCATGTGCTGCCCCCCATCGGCGCGCAGGGGCTGAACATGTCGCTAACCGATCTGGCGACGTTGTTGGATCTGGCCCGCAAATCGCCTGAAAAGCTCGGCGATGCCGAGATGCTAGAAGCCTACCACAAGGCCCGCCACACAGACATCAGCCTGCGCGTCCGGGGCATTGACCTGCTGAACCGGGCTAGCCAAGCCAGCAGCCCACTGGCCCGCGATGCGCGGGCGGCAGCGCTTAATGCGCTCTACGCCCTGCCCCAAGTGCGCAAGATGCTGATGCAAATGGGGCTGGGCCTGCGCCGCTAA
- a CDS encoding GntR family transcriptional regulator: MPDAKTGPTDAYSMILEAIDIGTYRPGDRLVESELAERFGVSRTPIREALQRLETQSLLMRDGRSLIVASLDHNQMAELYVVRGELEGLAARLAARHATAEEVRVLREMVDADNALAGNPNALARANKRFHKQIHLASHNRYLVQQLDLVHRSMALMATSSLAVEGRGEIAQAEHNRIVEMIEARDEDGADEALRTHISVAFMTRLKQEAARREEDF, translated from the coding sequence ATGCCCGACGCCAAAACCGGCCCGACCGACGCTTATTCGATGATTCTAGAGGCCATCGACATCGGCACCTATCGCCCCGGTGACCGGCTGGTAGAAAGCGAGTTGGCCGAGCGTTTCGGCGTGTCGCGCACCCCGATCCGTGAAGCTTTACAACGGCTTGAGACCCAATCGCTTTTGATGCGCGACGGGCGCAGCCTGATCGTGGCCTCGCTGGATCACAACCAGATGGCCGAGCTTTACGTCGTGCGGGGGGAGTTGGAAGGGCTGGCCGCGCGTCTGGCCGCGCGCCATGCCACGGCTGAGGAAGTGCGCGTGCTGCGCGAGATGGTGGATGCCGACAACGCGCTGGCGGGCAATCCCAATGCGCTGGCGCGGGCGAATAAGCGGTTTCACAAGCAGATCCATCTGGCGTCGCACAACCGCTATCTGGTGCAACAGCTTGACCTTGTGCACCGCTCCATGGCCTTGATGGCGACCTCTTCGCTTGCGGTGGAGGGGCGTGGTGAGATCGCGCAGGCCGAACATAACCGCATCGTGGAAATGATCGAAGCGCGCGATGAGGATGGCGCGGATGAGGCGCTGCGCACGCATATTTCTGTCGCCTTCATGACCCGATTGAAGCAGGAAGCGGCCCGGCGCGAGGAAGATTTTTAG
- a CDS encoding glycosyltransferase family 2 protein — protein MSNLRLKLSAPRMAAAPARRMRLGQHLIAAGVIGPSDLLHGLDLQRRIDAPLGEVLATEGLVAPDDIVRALARQYGAQPVDLTRSPSDPRLSARIPARLCLKFGAVPWLELGDRLFVASSRPAEFSQLCSALGERGESLVLVIADPQQVQTQIGRLYATELAHHAVTRVADAESCRNWAVRNRKRRFALQGILLSLVALLVFFPSAVLAVALLWGAFTLLLTSGLKAAALWASLIRTAPPRAPPEASDMKGFRLPRVSVLVPLLHEEEIAQALIARLSWLTYPKSLLEVVLVLEASDSLTRKTIARTPLPPWISVIEVPDAGALKTKPRALNYALDFCRGSIIGVWDAEDAPEPDQIEQIVTRFQNAPENVACLQGVLDFYNSRSNWMARCFAIEYATWWRVILPGVARLGLVVPLGGTTLFFRRDILERLGAWDAHNVTEDADLGLRLARRGYVTELIPTTTFEEANCRPWPWVRQRSRWLKGYLITWAVHMQRPRALLQDLGLRRFIGVQAIFLATVSQFALAPLLWSLWLSVFGLYHPVTDRLAPPLMTAIFALFILSELLNLCASVIAVSNRGQRHLLPWVITFPLYFALGAVAAAKALYELYRSPHFWDKTAHGHTLPHYVRPQKKTPKNLPRAGPLPASIGS, from the coding sequence ATGAGCAACCTTCGCCTGAAACTCTCAGCGCCGCGTATGGCCGCCGCGCCCGCCCGCCGGATGCGGTTGGGTCAGCATCTGATTGCGGCGGGGGTCATCGGGCCAAGCGATCTTCTCCACGGGCTCGACCTACAACGCCGGATCGACGCCCCCTTGGGCGAGGTCCTTGCGACCGAAGGGCTGGTCGCGCCTGATGACATCGTCAGGGCGCTCGCCCGGCAGTACGGTGCGCAGCCTGTCGATCTTACGCGCAGCCCCTCCGATCCGCGCCTCTCTGCTCGGATACCCGCGCGCCTCTGTCTGAAATTTGGCGCGGTGCCTTGGCTTGAACTGGGGGACCGGCTTTTCGTGGCCAGCAGCCGTCCCGCCGAATTTTCCCAGCTTTGCAGTGCCTTGGGCGAAAGGGGGGAGTCCTTGGTGCTGGTCATCGCCGACCCCCAGCAGGTGCAGACCCAGATCGGCCGTCTTTACGCGACAGAGCTCGCGCATCATGCCGTCACCCGTGTGGCGGACGCCGAAAGCTGTCGAAACTGGGCGGTGCGCAACCGAAAACGGCGGTTTGCGTTGCAGGGCATTCTGCTGTCCCTCGTTGCCCTGCTGGTATTCTTTCCCTCGGCAGTCCTCGCCGTGGCGCTTCTCTGGGGGGCCTTTACGCTGCTTTTGACCAGTGGCCTCAAGGCGGCGGCGCTATGGGCGTCTCTCATCCGGACCGCCCCACCGCGGGCACCGCCGGAGGCCAGTGATATGAAGGGCTTCCGCCTGCCCCGCGTCTCGGTCCTCGTGCCGTTGCTGCATGAGGAAGAGATCGCGCAGGCGCTTATCGCGCGGCTGTCTTGGCTGACCTACCCCAAATCACTGCTGGAGGTGGTCTTGGTCCTCGAAGCAAGCGACAGCCTCACCCGAAAGACCATCGCCCGCACGCCTTTACCGCCGTGGATCAGCGTGATCGAAGTACCCGACGCCGGGGCGCTCAAGACCAAGCCCCGCGCGCTGAACTACGCGCTCGACTTCTGCCGGGGCAGTATCATCGGCGTGTGGGACGCCGAGGATGCGCCAGAGCCGGACCAAATCGAACAGATCGTAACCCGCTTTCAAAACGCGCCTGAGAATGTCGCCTGTTTGCAGGGGGTTCTGGATTTTTACAACAGCCGCAGCAATTGGATGGCCCGCTGTTTCGCCATCGAATATGCGACGTGGTGGCGGGTGATCCTACCCGGTGTGGCCCGACTGGGGCTGGTTGTCCCTTTGGGTGGGACAACCCTGTTTTTTCGGCGCGATATCCTTGAACGGCTCGGCGCTTGGGACGCTCATAACGTGACAGAGGATGCCGATCTGGGTCTTCGACTGGCGCGGCGCGGTTATGTGACCGAACTAATACCCACCACCACTTTTGAGGAGGCCAACTGCCGCCCTTGGCCTTGGGTGCGGCAACGATCGCGGTGGCTGAAGGGCTATCTTATCACATGGGCCGTCCATATGCAGAGGCCGCGCGCACTGCTGCAAGACCTCGGGCTGCGGCGGTTCATCGGCGTGCAGGCGATCTTTCTCGCGACGGTCTCGCAATTCGCCCTCGCCCCGCTGCTCTGGTCGCTCTGGCTAAGCGTCTTTGGGCTGTACCACCCGGTCACTGATCGGCTTGCCCCACCGCTCATGACGGCGATTTTTGCGCTGTTCATCCTGTCCGAACTGCTGAACCTCTGCGCCTCTGTAATCGCGGTCTCAAACCGCGGGCAGCGCCACCTGCTGCCTTGGGTTATTACATTCCCGCTCTATTTTGCCCTGGGGGCCGTAGCCGCTGCCAAGGCACTTTATGAGCTCTATCGCAGCCCCCACTTTTGGGACAAAACCGCCCATGGGCATACATTGCCCCACTACGTAAGGCCGCAGAAGAAGACGCCTAAAAATCTTCCTCGCGCCGGGCCGCTTCCTGCTTCAATCGGGTCATGA
- the carA gene encoding glutamine-hydrolyzing carbamoyl-phosphate synthase small subunit: protein MSAPARPRPTACLALADGSIFYGMGFGATGQTVAELCFNTAMTGYQEIMTDPSYAGQIVTFTFPHIGNVGTNPEDDETGDPVAAGMVVKWMPTTPSSWRNIQPLSDWLAARGRIAIGGIDTRRLTRAIRQQGAPHAALAHDPDGNFDIEALVATARSFAGLEGMDLAKDVTCAQTYRWNEMRWAWPNGYAPQTEAKHKVVAVDYGAKRNILRCLASADCDVTVLPATATYDDIMAHKPDGVFLSNGPGDPAATGAYAVPMIRDVLDKTDLPVFGICLGHQMLALALGATTVKMSHGHHGANHPVKDYDTGKVEITSMNHGFAVDGQSLPEGVRETHVSLFDGSNCGIRVDGRPVWSVQHHPEASPGPQDSYYLFERFSEAMAARNA, encoded by the coding sequence ATGTCCGCGCCCGCTCGCCCACGCCCAACCGCCTGCCTTGCCCTCGCGGATGGATCGATTTTCTACGGCATGGGGTTTGGCGCCACTGGCCAGACCGTGGCGGAGTTGTGCTTCAACACCGCGATGACCGGCTACCAAGAGATCATGACCGACCCCTCCTATGCGGGCCAGATCGTGACCTTTACCTTCCCGCATATCGGCAATGTCGGCACCAACCCCGAAGATGACGAGACCGGCGATCCGGTCGCCGCCGGGATGGTCGTAAAATGGATGCCCACCACGCCCAGCAGCTGGCGCAACATCCAGCCGCTGTCGGATTGGCTAGCCGCGCGCGGTCGCATCGCCATCGGTGGTATCGACACCCGCCGCCTGACCCGCGCGATCCGCCAGCAGGGCGCGCCGCACGCCGCCCTCGCCCATGACCCGGACGGCAACTTTGACATCGAAGCGCTGGTCGCCACCGCCCGCAGTTTTGCCGGTCTCGAAGGCATGGATCTGGCCAAGGACGTCACCTGCGCCCAGACTTACCGTTGGAACGAGATGCGGTGGGCATGGCCCAACGGCTACGCGCCCCAGACCGAGGCCAAACACAAGGTCGTGGCCGTGGACTATGGCGCAAAACGCAACATCCTGCGCTGCCTCGCCTCTGCGGACTGCGACGTGACCGTGTTGCCCGCCACCGCGACCTATGACGATATCATGGCGCATAAACCGGACGGCGTGTTCCTCTCGAACGGTCCGGGCGATCCGGCAGCGACCGGCGCCTATGCCGTGCCGATGATCCGCGACGTGCTGGATAAAACCGATCTGCCCGTCTTTGGCATCTGCCTTGGCCACCAGATGCTAGCGTTGGCGCTTGGTGCGACCACGGTCAAGATGAGCCACGGCCACCACGGGGCGAACCACCCGGTCAAGGACTATGACACTGGCAAGGTCGAGATCACCTCGATGAACCACGGTTTCGCAGTCGATGGCCAATCCCTGCCCGAGGGCGTGCGCGAGACGCATGTGTCGCTTTTTGACGGGTCGAACTGCGGCATCCGCGTCGATGGCCGCCCGGTTTGGTCGGTGCAGCACCATCCCGAAGCCAGCCCTGGCCCGCAGGACAGCTATTACCTGTTTGAGCGTTTCAGCGAAGCCATGGCCGCGCGTAACGCCTAA
- a CDS encoding pyrimidine 5'-nucleotidase — MPRDAFSHVTTWVFDLDQTLYPPEARLFDLIESRMVDWVMRAIKVDRAEANHLRQHYWQTYGTTLAGLMREHGVDPGPYLTDVHDIPMDRLTPDPLLAQAIRVLPGRRIVYTNGCAPYAERVLEARGLSGLFDAVYGVEHADFLPKPEAAAYDKVFAIDGFQTAAAAMFEDDPRNLAAPHALGMRTVHVAPTRGEGDHIHYHTQDLCDFLTRVAG, encoded by the coding sequence ATGCCGCGCGATGCTTTCTCTCATGTCACCACTTGGGTCTTCGACCTTGATCAAACGCTCTACCCCCCCGAGGCGCGGCTTTTCGATCTGATCGAATCGCGTATGGTCGATTGGGTAATGCGCGCCATCAAGGTCGACCGGGCCGAGGCCAACCACCTGCGCCAGCACTATTGGCAGACCTATGGCACCACGCTGGCGGGGCTGATGCGCGAACACGGCGTCGATCCCGGCCCCTACCTCACGGATGTGCATGACATCCCGATGGACCGGCTGACCCCCGACCCATTACTCGCCCAAGCGATCCGCGTTCTGCCGGGGCGCCGCATCGTCTACACCAATGGCTGCGCTCCCTACGCCGAACGGGTGCTTGAGGCGCGCGGCCTTTCGGGGCTATTCGATGCGGTCTACGGCGTCGAACATGCGGATTTCCTGCCCAAACCCGAAGCCGCCGCCTACGATAAAGTCTTTGCCATCGACGGTTTCCAAACCGCAGCCGCCGCGATGTTTGAGGATGATCCACGCAACCTTGCCGCCCCCCATGCCTTGGGGATGCGCACGGTGCATGTGGCGCCCACACGTGGCGAAGGCGATCACATCCACTACCATACGCAAGACCTCTGCGATTTTCTGACACGGGTGGCGGGCTGA
- a CDS encoding Lrp/AsnC family transcriptional regulator gives MLDDLDRRILRYWQAEPSLSPGELAERCNITSGKAARRIARLQDQGIVQGSGVVIDWAALGYALEVSLRVTLDKTQANAFDIFMAEARQVPEVIELQTFLGRVDLRLSIIARDMGHYQQIYRSRILTLPHIAEIEALMHVARIKTQEGLPL, from the coding sequence ATGCTTGATGATCTGGATCGCCGTATTCTGCGCTATTGGCAAGCGGAGCCGAGCCTCAGCCCCGGCGAGTTGGCGGAGCGCTGCAATATCACCTCTGGCAAGGCCGCGCGGCGGATTGCGCGTCTGCAGGATCAGGGGATCGTGCAGGGCAGCGGTGTGGTGATCGATTGGGCTGCACTGGGCTATGCGTTGGAGGTGTCCTTGCGGGTGACACTGGACAAGACGCAGGCCAATGCCTTCGACATCTTTATGGCAGAGGCGCGGCAGGTGCCTGAGGTGATCGAGCTTCAGACGTTTTTGGGCCGGGTCGATCTGCGGCTGTCGATTATTGCGCGGGATATGGGGCATTACCAGCAGATCTATCGCAGTCGTATCCTCACGCTACCGCATATCGCCGAGATCGAGGCGCTGATGCATGTGGCGCGGATCAAAACGCAGGAGGGGCTGCCGCTGTGA